Within the Limnothrix sp. FACHB-406 genome, the region ATGAGCGTAACATTGGTGTACTACTTTTTGATTGTTTGGGGTAAGAATTACATCTTCTTACCCCTTTTTTATAACCTGAATCTGTCATTCAACACTTCTGGTCTTGATCTTAATCCCTAGCCCTAGGAAAGCGGGATGCGTCCCTAACTCGGGAAACTGCAAATTACATTTTGATTGTGATTGTGATCACTCAAAGTTCTACTATTTTAAAGTCTGGCTCAAGCAGCGATCCAATTTGACCCCATCTTGAGGAATCGCTGAAGGGATCATCCCCTCAGCGCCCGAGAAGCGATTGCCATCAGGCACAGTCGCCTACTGAAGTTGCAGTCGGCCGCGGGTTTGTAGATCTTTGATCGTGCGATTGCCGGTGCAAAACATGGCGGTTTCCAATTCCGCAATCAACACATCACACAGAAAATCCAAAGCACTGTCGGACTCGTTAGCCGCATGTAAAAAGGGCATGGCGAATCCCGCCAAATTTGCCCCGAGGGCGATCGCCTTGGCCGCATCCAAACCATTGCGCAGACCACCGGACGCAATGAGCGGAATCGTCGGGGCTACCTGGCGAATTGCAGTGATACATTCAGCCGTGGGAATGCCCCAATCACCAAAGGTTTCGCCCAAGCGACGCTGTTTAGGATCCAAAGCCCGCACGCTCTCCACTTTGGCCCAAGACGTGCCCCCCGCGCCGGCCACGTCGATCGCCTGGACACCGGCCGCCAGCAACTTTTCAGCCATGGTGCGCGAAATGCCGTTGCCCACCTCCTTGGCAATCACAGGCACGGGCAGTTGGGCACAAAGGTCTGCGATGCGATCGAGTAACCCAGCAAAGTTGCGATCGCCCCTGGTTTGCACCGCCTCTTGCAAGGGATTCAGATGCAAAATCAACGCATCTGCTGCCAACCAATCCACCAAAGACTGGCACTCAGCCAAACCATAGCGATAGTTAAGTTGCACCGCCCCCAGGTTGGCAAACAACGGAATGTCTGGAGCGACCGATCGCACCGCAAAGGTTCGGCGCACCTCCGGCCGCTCCACCGCCACCCGCTGTGAGCCAACGCCCATGGCTAAGCCCCAGCGCTGGGCCGCCGCCGCCAACCGCATATTGATTTGTTCTGCCTGGTCTGTGCCGCCCGTCATGGAGGAAATGAGCAACGGGGCCCGCAGCGGTTTGCCCAGAAATTGAGTGCTGGGATCAATGGTCGATCGATCCAGTTCCGGCAAACAGCAATGCTCAAATCGGTAGCGATCCAAGCCGCTGCCCACCTGCCGGAACTGCACATCGTCTTGCAAGCAGGCTCGCAGGTGGTCGGCTTTGCGATTTTGGGTCGCTTGGGCGGCCTCGGGCGCGGTGCTGGGGGCGGGTTGGGGCAAAAACTCGGTGGATTGCATGGCGCTGGGAACAAGA harbors:
- the fni gene encoding type 2 isopentenyl-diphosphate Delta-isomerase; amino-acid sequence: MQSTEFLPQPAPSTAPEAAQATQNRKADHLRACLQDDVQFRQVGSGLDRYRFEHCCLPELDRSTIDPSTQFLGKPLRAPLLISSMTGGTDQAEQINMRLAAAAQRWGLAMGVGSQRVAVERPEVRRTFAVRSVAPDIPLFANLGAVQLNYRYGLAECQSLVDWLAADALILHLNPLQEAVQTRGDRNFAGLLDRIADLCAQLPVPVIAKEVGNGISRTMAEKLLAAGVQAIDVAGAGGTSWAKVESVRALDPKQRRLGETFGDWGIPTAECITAIRQVAPTIPLIASGGLRNGLDAAKAIALGANLAGFAMPFLHAANESDSALDFLCDVLIAELETAMFCTGNRTIKDLQTRGRLQLQ